One region of Chryseobacterium muglaense genomic DNA includes:
- a CDS encoding NucA/NucB deoxyribonuclease domain-containing protein has protein sequence MGFMYDGSGRNGGGDSVDAIYNLFDGQGVGFTGVYAQQLFNYFLDNLTTSGELNFKGFHFVLEDLTPTIYKFTLTAFQMGKPSILHYDGDKERVSKRRKQNVQAMKTVSGYQRDEYPYASTLEGDNAMVTYVPSRENSIQGGTLGAMYRASGLKTGDAFLVLPVPHGNTKEQVKQDVMERMKPEPVRSFDFSRPAVPYKAWPVLMGAAVVVGLVIYSRFVPVIP, from the coding sequence ATGGGGTTTATGTATGATGGAAGTGGGCGTAATGGAGGTGGAGATTCTGTAGATGCTATTTACAATTTATTTGATGGGCAAGGTGTTGGATTTACTGGAGTGTATGCTCAACAGTTATTTAACTATTTTTTAGATAACCTCACTACTAGCGGAGAACTCAATTTTAAAGGTTTTCATTTTGTACTGGAGGATCTTACACCTACAATTTATAAATTTACATTAACAGCATTTCAAATGGGAAAACCTTCAATTTTACATTATGACGGCGATAAAGAAAGAGTATCAAAAAGGAGAAAACAAAATGTTCAGGCGATGAAAACTGTTTCTGGATATCAAAGAGATGAATATCCATATGCTTCTACTCTTGAAGGTGATAATGCTATGGTAACTTACGTTCCTTCTCGAGAAAACAGCATACAAGGAGGGACATTAGGCGCAATGTATAGAGCTTCAGGATTGAAAACTGGTGATGCATTTTTGGTATTACCTGTACCACATGGAAATACTAAGGAACAAGTAAAACAGGATGTAATGGAACGTATGAAACCAGAACCTGTAAGAAGTTTTGATTTCTCTCGACCAGCCGTTCCTTATAAGGCCTGGCCTGTATTAATGGGTGCAGCTGTTGTAGTTGGTCTTGTTATTTATTCACGTTTCGTGCCTGTTATACCCTAA